The Haloarcula sp. CBA1127 genomic interval CCCATGAATCATCGTAAAGAGGTTGTACTGCCAGTCCTGCTCCGGCCGGCGAGGCCGGTGGTAGCAGAGCGTAACGTAGGGGAGTTCGCCGACTGCCTGTCCGCGCTCGTCGAGGGCGTCGTCCGGCACGTCCCAGACGACCATACAGTTGTTGTCGAACCCGGTGACGATGTGATTCACGACACAGCCGATGCGCTTGATACAGCCGGTTCGCTGGAGTCGCTTGATAGCCGAGAGTACTTCGGACACGTCGGCATCGACAGCGTCCGCCACGTCCCGGTATGGCGTTGCGACAAGTGGGAAGCCAGTCTGGATTTCGAGCAACAACCGCCGGTCCAGTTCCGAGAGGTCCGCGGCGGCGTCTTCGCTTATTCGGGTAGCAGTGGCCTCGGTCGTTTCCAGACTCTCACGGGCGAACCGGTCGCCGTTGACAACCGGGAACTCCAGATCAATGTAGTAGTCGGTCAGCATCGGCAAGACGAGTACCGAACAGCCAGTTCGCTCCTCAATCTCGGCCAGAATCTCGTCGCGTCGCTGTCTGGAGCCTGCAGTGACAACAAACCACATATTCCACTCGTGGTCGCGAGCGTAGTTGTGGTTCACCTGCCGGTACCCGTTGATTATCTCGGCGACCTCGTCGAACCGGTCCTCGGGGGCACTGACAGCAGCCAGCGTCGAAGAGCCGATCACCGGTGGATTGAGAACTGGACCGAACCGGCGGAAGACGCCGTCATCACGAAGTGTTTTGACCCGGTCGAGTGCTGTCTCTGCTGAGACCCCCAGCGCTTCACCGACAGCCTCGAAGGGACGTTCCTGAATCGGGAAGTCACTCTGGAACTCGTCGATGAGCGCAGCGTCTACCTCATCGATCTGCTCGCGCCACTCGCCCGACTGGAGACTCATTGTATCCGGTTAGGAGTGTAGTCGTGTATCCCTTTCGGGAAGACGGTAAGTTCCCACAAATTGAGAACGAAACGCAGGGGCTTTTGAACTCTGGCCCGAACACGTTTCCATGGCGCAAGCGACCCGGGAGTACGGCGAATGGCCGCTCAAACGACTCATGACGGAAGTCGTCGGCTCCGGTCACAAATCGGCCGACGATATGTCACGCACACAGGCCCGGGAGGCGTTCCGACGCATCCTCGGCGACGAACCCGACCACACGACGCTCGGCGCGTTCTGGCTCGCCAACCGGTGGAAACGCAACAGTCCCGAGGAACTGGGTGCGTACGTCGACGTGATGTCCGAGGAATCGGTCGAGACAGCCACGCCGGACGCCGACCCAGTCGACTGCGGGGCCAACTACGACGGCAAGGGCCGGTCCGCGATTCTCGGCGTCGGCGCAGGTGTCGTCGCCGCCGCCGCCGGGACGCCCGTTGTCGTCCACTCCGGCGACCGCGTCCCGACGCAGAAACAGGACGCCTACAAGCACGTGCTGGACGAACTGGGCGTCCGAACCGAAATCGAGCCGAGCGAAAGTGCCGATATGGTCGACGAGGTCGGCTTCGGCTACTACTACCAGCCCGAGTTCAACCCCGGCATCGACGCCCTGTTCGAGCGCCGCGACAACATGGGCGTCCGGACGTTCGTCAACACTGTCGAGACGCTTGCGAACCCCGCCAACGCCAGTGTGCATCTCGGCAGCTTCTACCACCTGGCCTTCGCAAAGAAGATGGTCCGAACGCTCGCCCAGTCCGAAACCAGCAACGTCGAGCGTGCCCTGTTCTTCCAGGGAATGGAAGGCTACGACGACGTTCGCCCCGGCGAGACAATCGTGGCCGAATGGCCCGTCACCGGCGAGGAGTCCGACGACGAGGACATCGCGGACTTCGAAATCCGCACCGGCGAGTACGGGATGGACATCGAGAGCGAGGACCTGCAGGTCGATGACGTGGCCGAAGAGTCGGCGGCGATAACCGAGGCTGTGCTGGCCGGCGAGCGCGAAGACGGCTTTGCCGATGCTGTCGCGCTCAACGCCGCCCTCCGCATCTATGCCCGTGAGGACGCCGACAGTATTCAGGGCGGCCTCGAACAGGCCCGTGAAGCGATTGCCGACGGCAGCGCAGCGGCGACACTCGACGATCTCCGGGCCTTCTAATCCGGCGACGAAGCACGGAGCGGAACCCATTTTTACCGAGCGGGCGAAGGCATTCTGATGGGACAACACGCCAGCGCTCGTGACAGCACTGCGTGGACAGTACCCGCATCGGAAACACCCGGAATCCACGAGCTGGTCGACACCAACGGTATCAGGCTCCATACCGTGACCGCCGGGCCGCCAGACGGCGACCTCGTCGTCCTGTTGCATGGCTTTCCGGAGTTCTGGTACGCCTGGAAACACCAGATTCCGCGACTCGCCGACGCCGGCTACCGCGTGGTTGCACCCGACCTCCGGGGGTACAATCACTCCGACAAGCCCGACGGCGTCGCCGCGTATCACATCGACGAACTGGTCGCTGATGTCGCGGGCCTCGTTTCGGCGCACGACCGCGAACAGGCCCACGTTGTTGGGCACGACTGGGGCGGCGTAATCGCCTGGCAGACCGCCATCGACCGTCCCGATGTCGTCGACCAGCTCGCGGTCCTGAATGCACCCCACCCGTCGGCGTTCGAACGGGAGCTCCGCCGCTCGGCCGACCAGCGCCTGCGGTCCTGGTACGTGCTGTTCTTTCAGCTCCCGGTCCTTCCCGAGGCCAGCCTCCGCTGGAAGGATTTCACCATGTTAGAGCGCATCCTCGCTGACGGGCCGACCCGCCCCGACGCCTTCACCGATACCGACGTGACGCGGTACAAGCGGGCGCTCGGGCAACCGGGTGCACGTACGGCCGCGGTCAACTACTACCGGGCACTCGTCCGGCGGAACGCAAAGCTGACGCTCACAGCGGGCGGCGTCGGCAACCGTCCAGTGACAGCGTCAACGCTCCTTATCTGGGGGGTTCAGGACGATGCGCTCTCGCTCGACCTGACCCAGGACCTCGAAGAATGGGTCCCGGACTGTCGAGTCGAGCGGCTCCCGGCGGCGAGCCACTGGGTCCAGTTCGACGCCCCCGAGCAGGTGTCAGAGCTACTGCTGTCACACCTACCGTAGCCCGGCGCAGCGAACAGCCGACACTCCCGCTCGCGTGGCGACGTGTCGGACTCCCGCGACCCGCCACACGACGGCTACTCAGACCATAGCAGCGATGGCCTCGTTTCGGTACTTGAACTCTCGGTCAGTGGGCAAGCTTTTCTGCCGGGCTTCCCTCCGATTGAATATGAGTGACCTGACTGCGACCCTCCACACGACAGAGGGCGAGATCGAAGTCGAACTGTACGACGAGCGCGTGCCGACGACCGTCGAGAACTTCGTCGGCCTGGCCGAAGGGGCCGACGACTACGACGGGACCGAAGTCGGTCCGGGGACTGGCGCGTGGGAAGACCCTGAATCCAGCGAGAAGCGCATCGACCCGCTGTACACTGATATCGACATCCACCGAATCATCGAGAACTTCATGATCCAGATGGGCGACCCGACCGGCACCGGTCGCGGCGGCCCCGGCTACTCCTTCGACGACGAGTTCCACGACGAGCTCAGCCACGACGGCCCGGGCGTCCTCAGCATGGCCAACAGCGGCCCGAACACCAACGGCTCACAGTTCTTCATCACCCTCGACGCCCAGCCCCACCTCGACGGCAAGCACGCCGTCTTCGGGAAGGTCATCGACGGGATGGACGTTGTCGAGTCTATCGGCAGCGTCGACACCGACCGCAACGACGCGCCGACCGAGGAGATGCTACTGGAATCGGTCGAAGTTCACCGGTAACCACACAACGTTTTCGTCGTTCCGGCCGAGCACCCGGTAGTGGCACACGTCGAGCGACTCACCGTCTACCCCGTCAAGGCACTGGACGGCATGGACTGCAACTCAGTATCGATCCGCCCGGGCGGGACGCTGGCGCACGACCGCGAGTTCGCCATGTTCGACGGCGACGGCGGCGTGGTCAACGGGAAGCGGACCGACCGCGTCCACGACATTGACACCGGCTACGATCCCGAAACGGGAACGCTATCGGTTACCAGCGAAGCCGACAGTGCATCGTTCGAACTCCGGGATGCAGGTGAGCGCATCCGAGCGGCCGACTGGCTCAGCGAATTTTTCGATGTGGACCTGACCGTCGAGCGCGACGAGACGCTTGGCTACGTCGACCGGCGGGAGATGGGGCCGTCGGTCATCAGCACCGCGACGCTGGAAACTGTGGCATCGTGGTTCGACGACGTGACCGTCGACGGACTGCGACGGCGACTTCGCGCGAACGTCGAAATCGGCGGCGTCCCGGCGTTTTGGGAGGACCGCTTCGTCGGCGCGGAGGCTCCCGCATTCCAGGCCGGCGGCGTTCGCTTTGAAGGAGTGACACCCTGTGGTCGCTGTGTGGTCCCCCAGCGGGACCCCGATACCGGCGAGGAAACCCCGGGGTTCCGGGAACAGTTCATCGAACGCCGGCAAGAGACGTTTCCGGAGTGGGCCGACCGGGACGCCTTCGATCACTTCTACACCCTGATGCTCATTGCCCGCGTTCCCAAGGCCGACCGCGGTTCGGACCTTGCCGTCGGAGACGCTGTCGAGGTCGTGCCGGCAGTCGAAACGTCGTGAAGGAACGGCAGCGAGACCGACAATCGAAAGGCGGTCCGCCCCGAACAGAGTGTAATGGCAGACGCGGACGACCACGTCGACCCGAGCGAATTCGGCGAACAGGACGGTCCCCCAATCGAAGAGAAACCGTACAAGATCATCTTCGAGGCCAACAAGTGCTTCGGCGCGGGCAAGTGCGCCGAGAAGTCGCGCAACTGGACGCTCGACCTGGACACCGGCATCGCCAAGCCCGAGGCGTACTTCATCGACGAATCAGACCTCGATCACAATATCGCGGCCGCAGAGGCCTGCCCGGCGAAGAAAGACAGGGGCATCATCCACGTCATCGATCGGCGAACGAACGAAGAAATCGCCCCGGACCCGAACGGCGACGGGTCACTCTCCGTCGACTGGTAGCGCAGTTTCCGACAGCGGCAGCTGTTACTCCCACCTATCAATCCACGTAGAGACCGGTGCGCGCGGTCAATGATACCAGTAATTCAGTTCTGCTGGGTAGAATATCTGTATGCAGGAAACAACCACTACAGGATATATCATGTAAGATTACTATAGATAATAAACTGAATTTCTTCATGCGAGCAGTTTAATATTTCAAGCTACTGTATGACATAACTTCTATTTGTAGGGGGCAATTTGGGTATCAATATGCCACGTTCAAGTAGCATGGAACGGCGATCGTTTCTGAAAGCAACGGGCAGTGCTGCGGCGGCCGCAGCGCTGGCAGGATGTTCCAGTGATAGCGACGAGACTGAGGGAACAGAGGAGGGGACTGGCGGCGGTATGGACTCGACAGACGGCAGTGGGGGCGATGTCGGGACCGACCTGAAACAAGAGGGGGACCTCTGGCGGGTCAACACGGGCACGATGACGACGATGGACCCGATCGAGGCGACAGACACCTCGTCGGGGATCGTCATCCAGCAGATGTTCGATCCGCTGATGAACTATCCCGACGCGCAGCCCGCTGTAGAGGGGCTTATGGCTGCGGACTACGAAGTATCTGAGGACTTCACAACCTACACGTTCCAGTTGAAGGATGCGACCTTCCACAACGGGGACACCGTAACCGCCAGCGACTTTGTCTACGCGTTCGAGCGGCTGACGGCATCTGACAACTCCAGTCGTGCCTATTTCGTTCTGGACTCGCTGGGCGTGACACACGAAACGACGACCGAGACGGTCGACGGCGAGGAGCAGGAAGTGTACAAGCCGGGGACGCTTGGCGTCGAAGCTGTCGACGAAACGACGCTCGAAATCCAGTTGGAGTCACCGTTTGCCTCCACGCTGGAGATGCTTGCGTATTCCTCCTTCGCACCGGTTCCTGAGGGCATGATCGGCGACATCGAAGGGTACGAGGGCGAGGTCACACAGGCCGAGTTCTCCAGTTCGAGCCCGGTCGGCAACGGGCCCTTCGAGTTCGATACATGGGACTCCGGCACTGAGGCCAGGGTCAGCGCGTACGACGACTATTACGGCGAGAGCCCAAACGTCGACGGCGTCCACTTTGCGGTCATCGAGAGCGATTCAGCCAATTACAACTACGCGATGAACCGCAATGCCGATATCTTCGAGCTCCCCACAGCGCAGTACGACCCCGGGAAGGTATCTGTCGAGGAGGAAGACGACCAGGGACGTCAGAACGGGACCTACGGCGAGTTGCGTAACGGCGCCACGGCCAATTACTCCGCTGTGTCGAGCATCGGGGTGTTCTATCTCGGCTTTAATATGGCCAGCGTGCCCAAGCCGGTCCGCCAGGCGGTCGCGTACGCGATGAACCAGCACACCGTTGTCGAGCAGGTCTTCAAACAGCGCGGCGAGCCTGCCTACAACTTCACGCCGAAATCCATCTTCCCCGGCGGCCCCCAGAACTACAACGACCGCGCCGAAAACGAGTACCCGTACGGCTACGACGACAGCCAGCTCGGAGAGGCCCGCTCAGTGATGGAAGAGGCTGGCTACGGCGAAAACGAGCGTTTCGCCATGGAGCTGACAATCTACGAGTCCGGTGTCTGGAGCGAAACCGCAAGCATCCTTCGGGACCAGCTTGAGAGTGTCTTCATCGACCTCGAAGTCAATCGAGCGCCGTTCAACACGCTCCTCGAACGTGGTCGCAACGGCGAACTAGAGATGTACTCGCTTGGCTGGATCGCCGACTGGCCCGCCCCGGACAACTTCCTCCAGCTGCTGAACCCGCCACAGACCGATACGAGCCTCGATTTCCCGATTTCCTACGTCAACTGGCAGCCGGAGAACGGCGACGCTGCACAGCAGGCTGAGGAGGCGTATCAGTCAATCGGCGAGAACCCAGCACCGACAGAAGAGGACCAGGCCGCCCGGAACGACGCGTACATCCAGCTTGAGAATGCCAACTGGGAAGACGTCGCAATGCTGCCGGTGTATCACGAGCTGCGGGAGTTGTTCTGGTACGACCATGTCGACTTTACGCCGCCAGCCGGGATGGGGCCAAGCCGACAGAAGATGGACACTGTGTCGCTCGGAGACAGAGAGTAATCGCGTCCCTGCTGGCGTAATCGTCCCCGTCGCAGTTGGTGACGGGAACAACTTCGCAGCCCTCAGAGATTATGAACTCACAAGTACCCGTACAACGGAGACAAGCTAAGCCATGAGCCGCGCTACGTATATGCTCAAGCGCTTGGTACTGTCAATCCCTGTTATTATATTTGGGACGACAGTAACGTTCGCAATTATCCGGCTGGGGCCGCTCAGTCCTGCAGCGGCGATCCTCGGCCCGCAAGGTGACGCACGCGCGATTCGACAGATCGAGCAACGGTTGGGATTGAACGAGCCGCTCTGGGAACAATACTTCGATTTCATGGGTAATCTGTTCCTGTTCGATCTGGGCCAGTCGTGGGTGATCAACTCCGGCACGCCGGCCGTCGACCTTATTGTTAGCTACGCACCGCGGACGATCTGGCTCGGATTCTGGGCGGTCGTGATCGCCATCGGAATCGGCATTCCGCTCGGCTTCTACGCCGGCCTGAATCCCAATACGTTCTCGGACTACTTCGCCTCCTTCGGCGGGATTGTCTGGCGAGCGATGCCGAACTTCTGGCTCGCGGTCATTCTGGTGACGGTGCTTTCGCAGTCGGAACAGCTGTTCGGGTTCAGCTGGACCAGCTTTATCGTCGAGACTAACGTCGTGACCTCGCCGAACCTCGCCGTGCTGAGGAGTCCTACAAGACTCATAACGGACCCGGGACAGGCATGGACCAACCTCGCAAAAGCGACAAAACAGATACTGCCGCCCGCGCTAGTACTCGGGTCCGCATCGATGGGTACAGAGATGCGTATCGGCCGAACTGCCGTGCTCGAAACTATCAACTCGAAGTACGTTGAGACGGCAAAGGCCAAAGGCGTCTCACCGCGGGCGCTGGTCTGGAAACATATCTTCCGGAACGCGCTGATTCCGCTCGTGCCGGTAATCACTGCGGAGGCGTTCATCCTGATCGGCGGGTCAGTGCTTGTCGAGACTGTCTTCTCGATTAATGGCATCGGCCTGCTGTTCGTCAAGGCGGCAAAACAGGGTGATCTGCCGCTTGTTGGAACACTGATGTATCTGTTCATCCTCCTTATCGTCGGGCTGAATATCGTACAGGACTTCGCGTACACAATTATCGATCCACGCGTGGGGTACGACGCATGATGGAGACAGAACCCACCGAAGACATCGATCAGCCGTTGCGGGACCGGCTCAAGGCGCATCCCGGGCCGGCACTGCTGTGGGGTGCTGTGCTCTGTGTCCTGTTACTGCTTGAGGGACCAACGTACCTCGATGGGCTGCTCGGTGCGATAGGCTACGGACTCGCGCTGCTCCCTGGATCGCCCGGCGCCGAGGCGTTCGCCAGTGCATCAGCCTTCTTCAGCGAACTACCACATCTGCTGAGCCGAGAACTGATACCCAACCGTGGGTACTACGACGGGAGCGCTTGGCAAGGCACGTTCCTCGGCCTTGAGCCGAAGTACGCATGGCTCATTCGCTTCCTGTTGGTATATGTCTATGTTGCAGTCTTGCTGGGCTGGCTGTGGTACGGCTACGTGCTCTTCCGTCGGCACTACCGCGCTGCTGACTGGACACCGACTGACGACGTCATCGACCGACTCCGAACCCACTACTGGGGTCTGTTCGGACTCGCTGTCGTCGTCTTCTTCGTTACGATGGCCGCGTTCGCACCCGTTGTCGGCCCAACGACGGCCGAAGAGAATATTGAAGGACCGTACTCCTACGATATGCAGTACTACAACGAAGACACGGAGACGGTCGAAACGATTACTATTGGCGAAGCGAACCTCGGTTCCGCTTCCCGTGGTAGCGGGGACAGCAATGTCGGCGTCTGGAGTTACGACGACTTCGGGCGGTTCCACCCTGTCGGAACGCTCGTCAGCGGTAAGGATCTGTTCACCTTCCTCGCCTTTGGCGCACGGGTGTCACTGTTCATCGGCCTCGGGTCGATGGCGATTGCAGGCTTTATCGCGACGACGCTGGCATTAGTTACCGCCTACTACAAGGGGGTGGCCGATCTCATCGTGGTACTGACCAGTGACTCCGTGCAGGCAATGCCAGCATTACTGCTGGTGATTCTTGCGACAGTGGTGTTCAAGAACCACTGGATAGCGGAGCTGTACAACGGAGCGATGCTGTTCATCCTCCTGTTTGCGCTGATACGCTGGCCAGGGCTGTGGCGAGCGGTACGTGGCCCTGCGTTACAGGTCGGCGAACAGGAGTGGGTCGACGCGGCAAAGAGTTACGGCCAGCGACCCACTGTGATTATGCGGAAACATATGGCTCCGTATATCCTCGGCTATCTCCTGGTTTACGCCTCCCTGACGCTCGGTGGCGTCATTATTTCCGTCTCTGCCCTCTCGTTCATCGGACTCGGGATTAACGCCCCGACTCCTGAGTGGGGGCGGGCGATCAACATCGGGCAGCAGTACGTCGCCAGTCAGTCCTGGCACATCTCGCTCATTCCGGGGCTCCTGATTACGCTGGTTGTCACCGGATTCAACGCGTTGAGCGACGGAATCCGTGACGCTATTGACCCACAGAGCGAGGGTGCTGAAGGCGGTGCAGCTGGCGCGGCCGCCGGAGGTGGTGGCGGATGAGCCACACCGAAGACGGCGAGCCGCTGCTGGCCGTTGATAACCTCCGGACCGTGTTCCACAGTGATAAAGAGGAGATCCGCGCTGTCGACGGGGTTTCCTTCGAAATCGCCCGTGGCGAGACGCTCGGTATCGTCGGCGAATCCGGTTCAGGCAAGAGCGTCACCGCACGCTCGATAATGGGACTGGTCGACAGTCCAGGCGAAATCCGCGAAGAGTCGTCCATACGGTTAGACGGGCGAGAGCTGACGACGCTTTCGGAGAAGCAATACCGGTCAGTTCGTGGCGGGGACATCGCGATGGTGTTTCAGGACCCGCTGAGCTCACTCAACCCCGTGTACACTGTCGGGAACCAGATCATCGAGGCGCTGGAGCTCCACCGAGATATGGAGGGCGCTGAGGCCAAGTCGGAGGCCATCGAACTGCTGCGTGCAGTCGGCATCCCCGACGCGGCACGGCGTGTCGATGAGTTCCCACACGAGTTCTCCGGCGGGATGCGTCAGCGAGCCGTCATCGCGATGGCACTGGCCTGTGACCCAGATCTGCTCATCTGTGATGAGCCGACGACAGCGCTCGATGTCACTATTCAGGCCCAGATTCTGGACCTGTTGCAGGAAATTCAGACGGAGCGTGATATCGGCATCATGTTCATTACGCACGACATGGGCGTCATCGCGGAAGTTGCTGACCGCGTCGCCGTGATGTACGCCGGCGAGGTCGTCGAGCAAGCACCTGTCGAGGAACTGTTCGCGAACCCACACCACCCATACACGCAGGGACTCCTGCAGAGCATTCCTGGCCGGAACCCCAGTACGGATCGGCTGCCCACTATCGAAGGAGACGTGCCGACGCCGCACGAATCGGCGTCGTACTGCCGGTTCGTCAGCCGGTGCCCGAAGGGCTTCGACGAATGTGAGCGGGTCCATCCCGCCCACGTCGAGGTCGGCGAATCAGCAGACCACACTGCCGCGTGTCTCCTGTACCCCGAAGATATGCCTACCGACGACACTGTGACACAGCACGAAGAGAACGCGGACCAGACAGGCGTCGAAGCAGACGAAGCACTGTCGGCGGACGACTGGCCGGCTGAGCGCCGAAAAGCTAGTGAGGATACTGGTCCCGAAGACAGCGACGCACGGGCCGATGGCGGCCACGGCCACAGTGCCGGTGACACCGGCGGACACAGTGAGGGGGGTGGCTCAGATGAGTGAATCAGTCGTCGACACTGTGTCCCACCAGACCGGCGAGACGTTGGTCGATGT includes:
- a CDS encoding peptidylprolyl isomerase, coding for MSDLTATLHTTEGEIEVELYDERVPTTVENFVGLAEGADDYDGTEVGPGTGAWEDPESSEKRIDPLYTDIDIHRIIENFMIQMGDPTGTGRGGPGYSFDDEFHDELSHDGPGVLSMANSGPNTNGSQFFITLDAQPHLDGKHAVFGKVIDGMDVVESIGSVDTDRNDAPTEEMLLESVEVHR
- a CDS encoding alpha/beta fold hydrolase, producing MGQHASARDSTAWTVPASETPGIHELVDTNGIRLHTVTAGPPDGDLVVLLHGFPEFWYAWKHQIPRLADAGYRVVAPDLRGYNHSDKPDGVAAYHIDELVADVAGLVSAHDREQAHVVGHDWGGVIAWQTAIDRPDVVDQLAVLNAPHPSAFERELRRSADQRLRSWYVLFFQLPVLPEASLRWKDFTMLERILADGPTRPDAFTDTDVTRYKRALGQPGARTAAVNYYRALVRRNAKLTLTAGGVGNRPVTASTLLIWGVQDDALSLDLTQDLEEWVPDCRVERLPAASHWVQFDAPEQVSELLLSHLP
- a CDS encoding ABC transporter ATP-binding protein, translating into MSHTEDGEPLLAVDNLRTVFHSDKEEIRAVDGVSFEIARGETLGIVGESGSGKSVTARSIMGLVDSPGEIREESSIRLDGRELTTLSEKQYRSVRGGDIAMVFQDPLSSLNPVYTVGNQIIEALELHRDMEGAEAKSEAIELLRAVGIPDAARRVDEFPHEFSGGMRQRAVIAMALACDPDLLICDEPTTALDVTIQAQILDLLQEIQTERDIGIMFITHDMGVIAEVADRVAVMYAGEVVEQAPVEELFANPHHPYTQGLLQSIPGRNPSTDRLPTIEGDVPTPHESASYCRFVSRCPKGFDECERVHPAHVEVGESADHTAACLLYPEDMPTDDTVTQHEENADQTGVEADEALSADDWPAERRKASEDTGPEDSDARADGGHGHSAGDTGGHSEGGGSDE
- a CDS encoding ABC transporter permease, with the translated sequence METEPTEDIDQPLRDRLKAHPGPALLWGAVLCVLLLLEGPTYLDGLLGAIGYGLALLPGSPGAEAFASASAFFSELPHLLSRELIPNRGYYDGSAWQGTFLGLEPKYAWLIRFLLVYVYVAVLLGWLWYGYVLFRRHYRAADWTPTDDVIDRLRTHYWGLFGLAVVVFFVTMAAFAPVVGPTTAEENIEGPYSYDMQYYNEDTETVETITIGEANLGSASRGSGDSNVGVWSYDDFGRFHPVGTLVSGKDLFTFLAFGARVSLFIGLGSMAIAGFIATTLALVTAYYKGVADLIVVLTSDSVQAMPALLLVILATVVFKNHWIAELYNGAMLFILLFALIRWPGLWRAVRGPALQVGEQEWVDAAKSYGQRPTVIMRKHMAPYILGYLLVYASLTLGGVIISVSALSFIGLGINAPTPEWGRAINIGQQYVASQSWHISLIPGLLITLVVTGFNALSDGIRDAIDPQSEGAEGGAAGAAAGGGGG
- a CDS encoding ABC transporter permease, producing MSRATYMLKRLVLSIPVIIFGTTVTFAIIRLGPLSPAAAILGPQGDARAIRQIEQRLGLNEPLWEQYFDFMGNLFLFDLGQSWVINSGTPAVDLIVSYAPRTIWLGFWAVVIAIGIGIPLGFYAGLNPNTFSDYFASFGGIVWRAMPNFWLAVILVTVLSQSEQLFGFSWTSFIVETNVVTSPNLAVLRSPTRLITDPGQAWTNLAKATKQILPPALVLGSASMGTEMRIGRTAVLETINSKYVETAKAKGVSPRALVWKHIFRNALIPLVPVITAEAFILIGGSVLVETVFSINGIGLLFVKAAKQGDLPLVGTLMYLFILLIVGLNIVQDFAYTIIDPRVGYDA
- a CDS encoding anthranilate phosphoribosyltransferase, with protein sequence MAQATREYGEWPLKRLMTEVVGSGHKSADDMSRTQAREAFRRILGDEPDHTTLGAFWLANRWKRNSPEELGAYVDVMSEESVETATPDADPVDCGANYDGKGRSAILGVGAGVVAAAAGTPVVVHSGDRVPTQKQDAYKHVLDELGVRTEIEPSESADMVDEVGFGYYYQPEFNPGIDALFERRDNMGVRTFVNTVETLANPANASVHLGSFYHLAFAKKMVRTLAQSETSNVERALFFQGMEGYDDVRPGETIVAEWPVTGEESDDEDIADFEIRTGEYGMDIESEDLQVDDVAEESAAITEAVLAGEREDGFADAVALNAALRIYAREDADSIQGGLEQAREAIADGSAAATLDDLRAF
- a CDS encoding ABC transporter substrate-binding protein, whose amino-acid sequence is MERRSFLKATGSAAAAAALAGCSSDSDETEGTEEGTGGGMDSTDGSGGDVGTDLKQEGDLWRVNTGTMTTMDPIEATDTSSGIVIQQMFDPLMNYPDAQPAVEGLMAADYEVSEDFTTYTFQLKDATFHNGDTVTASDFVYAFERLTASDNSSRAYFVLDSLGVTHETTTETVDGEEQEVYKPGTLGVEAVDETTLEIQLESPFASTLEMLAYSSFAPVPEGMIGDIEGYEGEVTQAEFSSSSPVGNGPFEFDTWDSGTEARVSAYDDYYGESPNVDGVHFAVIESDSANYNYAMNRNADIFELPTAQYDPGKVSVEEEDDQGRQNGTYGELRNGATANYSAVSSIGVFYLGFNMASVPKPVRQAVAYAMNQHTVVEQVFKQRGEPAYNFTPKSIFPGGPQNYNDRAENEYPYGYDDSQLGEARSVMEEAGYGENERFAMELTIYESGVWSETASILRDQLESVFIDLEVNRAPFNTLLERGRNGELEMYSLGWIADWPAPDNFLQLLNPPQTDTSLDFPISYVNWQPENGDAAQQAEEAYQSIGENPAPTEEDQAARNDAYIQLENANWEDVAMLPVYHELRELFWYDHVDFTPPAGMGPSRQKMDTVSLGDRE
- a CDS encoding MOSC domain-containing protein, which produces MAHVERLTVYPVKALDGMDCNSVSIRPGGTLAHDREFAMFDGDGGVVNGKRTDRVHDIDTGYDPETGTLSVTSEADSASFELRDAGERIRAADWLSEFFDVDLTVERDETLGYVDRREMGPSVISTATLETVASWFDDVTVDGLRRRLRANVEIGGVPAFWEDRFVGAEAPAFQAGGVRFEGVTPCGRCVVPQRDPDTGEETPGFREQFIERRQETFPEWADRDAFDHFYTLMLIARVPKADRGSDLAVGDAVEVVPAVETS
- a CDS encoding AsnC family transcriptional regulator, translating into MSLQSGEWREQIDEVDAALIDEFQSDFPIQERPFEAVGEALGVSAETALDRVKTLRDDGVFRRFGPVLNPPVIGSSTLAAVSAPEDRFDEVAEIINGYRQVNHNYARDHEWNMWFVVTAGSRQRRDEILAEIEERTGCSVLVLPMLTDYYIDLEFPVVNGDRFARESLETTEATATRISEDAAADLSELDRRLLLEIQTGFPLVATPYRDVADAVDADVSEVLSAIKRLQRTGCIKRIGCVVNHIVTGFDNNCMVVWDVPDDALDERGQAVGELPYVTLCYHRPRRPEQDWQYNLFTMIHGREADIVDEKIDELATDHLPYDHDRLYSTETLKQTGARYDDIVGQ